The following are encoded in a window of Polynucleobacter sp. VK25 genomic DNA:
- a CDS encoding tripartite tricarboxylate transporter substrate binding protein translates to MKLNKLLLIGLAVISMHVSAAYPDKPITLVVPVPPGGILDAVARMIVPEMSKILGQPIVVENKAGAGGNIAATAVAKSPADGYTLLLGYSMFHVGNPSMYANLAWDPIRDFSPVSMLVVSPHVLAVNPSVPVNTLQELVAYAKANPTKLNYATSGNGSVPHIGMELFKQQNHLSITHVPYRGAGPAMLDVIAGNVQMTVATPPSLMQFVQQGKMKALAVAAKKRIPQMPDVPTSAEAGFPGFELEAWIGIFAPSATPPDIVSALNDAARVSLQNPQVKSALEKSGVELRYMNSAQLDSVVRKDIQYWSKVIKTANITVD, encoded by the coding sequence ATGAAATTAAATAAGCTTTTGCTGATTGGGCTGGCTGTAATTTCAATGCATGTATCGGCAGCATATCCGGATAAGCCAATTACTTTGGTTGTACCCGTTCCTCCCGGAGGAATCCTAGATGCAGTTGCCAGAATGATCGTGCCTGAGATGAGCAAAATTTTAGGGCAACCCATTGTTGTGGAAAATAAAGCTGGCGCCGGTGGAAATATCGCCGCTACTGCAGTTGCTAAATCACCCGCAGATGGCTACACATTACTTTTGGGATATTCCATGTTCCATGTGGGCAATCCCTCCATGTATGCAAATCTTGCATGGGATCCCATTAGAGACTTTTCACCAGTAAGCATGCTAGTAGTCTCCCCGCATGTCTTAGCGGTGAATCCTTCGGTGCCAGTAAATACTTTGCAAGAGCTAGTGGCATACGCTAAGGCTAATCCGACAAAATTAAATTACGCAACCTCAGGTAATGGCTCTGTTCCTCATATCGGCATGGAGCTCTTTAAACAACAAAACCATTTGAGCATCACTCATGTTCCCTATCGTGGAGCTGGCCCAGCTATGTTGGATGTCATTGCTGGGAACGTGCAGATGACGGTTGCTACCCCGCCTTCTTTGATGCAATTTGTTCAGCAGGGAAAGATGAAGGCATTGGCCGTTGCTGCCAAAAAGCGGATTCCGCAAATGCCTGATGTTCCAACCTCTGCAGAGGCCGGCTTCCCAGGTTTTGAATTAGAGGCTTGGATCGGGATATTTGCTCCGAGCGCAACTCCTCCCGACATAGTCTCAGCTCTAAATGATGCGGCTCGAGTGAGCTTGCAAAACCCACAAGTGAAGTCGGCGCTTGAAAAATCAGGCGTTGAATTGCGTTACATGAATTCAGCTCAACTTGATTCTGTGGTGCGCAAGGATATTCAGTACTGGTCGAAGGTCATCAAGACCGCAAATATTACGGTTGATTAA
- a CDS encoding DUF2461 domain-containing protein, giving the protein MPTKINHSGFSPKAFKFFEELTGNQNRVWFAEHRSEYEEFVREPMKSFTEALSENLAKEQIPLWGDPKRSLFRINRDARFSKAKHPYNMHASGLFTRTGDKHSPGVLYFRLDPLGSRCAAGYLQPETHILKRLRQGILENPKAWIALEKALKRKGYELDYSHTLARIPRGFNNVPPEVERAMKLKGWIIRRPLTRSTVCSKELIKEITGFAKDMLPLLSFGWHALENFPD; this is encoded by the coding sequence ATGCCGACAAAGATTAATCATTCTGGGTTTAGTCCGAAAGCCTTCAAATTCTTTGAAGAGTTAACCGGCAATCAAAATAGAGTCTGGTTTGCAGAACACCGTTCTGAGTATGAAGAATTTGTGCGTGAACCCATGAAGTCCTTTACAGAGGCGCTATCTGAAAATCTTGCTAAGGAGCAGATTCCGCTGTGGGGCGATCCCAAAAGATCTCTATTTAGAATTAATAGAGATGCCCGTTTTTCAAAAGCAAAACATCCATATAACATGCATGCCAGCGGTCTATTTACTCGCACCGGCGATAAGCATTCACCGGGCGTCCTGTATTTTCGTTTAGATCCCTTGGGGAGCAGGTGTGCAGCAGGCTATTTACAGCCCGAGACTCATATCCTGAAAAGGCTTAGACAGGGCATTCTAGAAAATCCAAAAGCATGGATTGCTTTAGAAAAAGCATTAAAACGAAAAGGCTATGAGCTAGATTATTCACATACATTAGCGCGCATACCGAGAGGCTTCAATAATGTGCCGCCAGAGGTCGAGAGGGCAATGAAGCTGAAGGGTTGGATTATCAGAAGGCCGCTAACCCGATCTACGGTTTGTTCAAAAGAGTTAATTAAGGAGATCACGGGCTTTGCTAAAGATATGCTTCCCCTGCTTAGCTTTGGTTGGCATGCCTTAGAAAATTTCCCCGATTAA
- a CDS encoding alkaline phosphatase, protein MNKLRTLTYACFVICGIAISNFALAQHSHGNGAAPANSTPKNIIILFADGTTSSQYEFGRYSSALLRQQSFAVTDVVMARGQYQLMKTESANYFVTDSAAAASAMSTGYKVNNGAISITPNGNTPPTIMRVAKDRGKRIGLLSTAPIYDASPAAFSVHAKSRRDNELIVNQYLELAPEVLMGGGSNYFLPNALAGGKRQDGKNIIEAFQAKGYQYINTPEQLNQIKSSKLLGLFAEEDLDYEIDRNPQETPTLSQMMTGALQVLNQDSKKAKNKGFVLFVENENTDSAGHQNDVAALMRDLWAFDDAVKVALEFQKQNPDTLVIVTGDHETGGFSPTYGRKNLGPAGSANYLNVKLEQLKLIERYTMSLNEFSQKLKAKAMQTTSNSDLNAYLNALLQDNFPGLVLEDDLREKILSQGQLNPNSNYLPSNILALAIARQTGFYWGSSGHTPAPITVAAIGPGAQLFKGFDDNTAFALKLRRLIGP, encoded by the coding sequence ATGAATAAATTAAGAACGCTTACTTACGCCTGTTTTGTTATATGTGGAATTGCCATTTCCAATTTCGCGCTTGCCCAACACAGCCATGGAAATGGGGCGGCACCCGCCAATTCAACCCCCAAAAATATCATTATTTTGTTTGCGGATGGCACTACCAGTAGTCAATACGAGTTTGGTCGTTATTCCAGCGCGCTACTGCGACAACAATCATTTGCCGTAACCGATGTCGTAATGGCAAGGGGGCAGTATCAGTTGATGAAAACAGAATCGGCAAATTACTTTGTAACCGATTCGGCCGCTGCCGCCTCTGCTATGTCTACTGGCTATAAAGTAAATAATGGTGCCATATCAATCACCCCAAACGGCAATACGCCCCCTACAATTATGAGGGTAGCCAAAGACAGGGGCAAGAGAATTGGACTACTCAGCACTGCGCCAATCTATGATGCCAGCCCTGCAGCTTTTAGTGTTCATGCCAAATCTAGACGCGATAATGAATTGATCGTGAATCAGTACCTAGAGCTGGCTCCAGAGGTCTTAATGGGTGGAGGCTCAAACTATTTCCTACCAAACGCACTTGCTGGTGGCAAACGTCAAGACGGCAAGAACATCATTGAAGCCTTTCAAGCAAAAGGTTATCAATACATCAATACACCAGAGCAACTAAATCAAATCAAGTCATCTAAGCTTTTAGGCCTATTTGCCGAAGAAGATTTGGATTATGAAATTGATCGCAATCCCCAAGAGACGCCAACTTTATCGCAGATGATGACAGGGGCACTCCAAGTTCTTAATCAGGATTCTAAGAAAGCTAAAAACAAAGGATTTGTATTGTTTGTTGAGAATGAAAATACAGATTCTGCAGGCCACCAAAATGATGTCGCCGCTTTAATGCGGGACCTTTGGGCTTTTGACGATGCAGTAAAAGTTGCGCTAGAGTTTCAAAAGCAAAACCCAGATACCCTGGTAATCGTTACTGGAGATCATGAGACGGGTGGCTTTTCGCCTACTTATGGCCGTAAAAATTTAGGGCCCGCAGGAAGTGCAAACTATTTGAATGTGAAGCTCGAACAGCTTAAGCTAATTGAACGCTACACGATGTCGCTCAATGAGTTCTCACAAAAGCTCAAAGCCAAGGCGATGCAAACAACTAGCAATTCTGACTTGAATGCCTATTTGAATGCTTTGTTACAAGATAATTTTCCTGGCCTTGTTTTGGAGGATGACTTGCGGGAAAAAATTCTGAGCCAAGGGCAGCTGAATCCCAATTCGAATTACTTGCCATCTAACATCCTTGCCTTGGCAATTGCAAGACAAACTGGTTTTTATTGGGGAAGCTCTGGGCATACCCCAGCACCTATTACAGTAGCAGCCATTGGGCCTGGGGCACAACTCTTCAAGGGGTTTGATGACAATACCGCTTTTGCGTTAAAGCTGAGGCGATTAATAGGTCCGTAG
- a CDS encoding tautomerase family protein: MPLVRIDLSKKYSEDFARQVGDIVYNVMREQINVPEDDKFQIITRHDSTGLNVPKSYLGIDYSDGLIFIQATISFGRSTELKKNLYKAICDGLVQGLQIRPQDIFINLLEVSKENWSFGNGEMQYADKD, from the coding sequence ATGCCATTAGTCAGAATTGATTTAAGCAAAAAATACTCTGAAGACTTTGCTCGACAAGTCGGAGATATTGTTTATAACGTGATGCGAGAGCAAATCAACGTTCCTGAGGATGACAAGTTTCAGATAATTACTAGGCATGATTCAACGGGGCTCAATGTTCCTAAAAGCTATTTAGGGATTGACTATTCGGATGGGCTCATTTTTATCCAGGCAACCATCAGCTTTGGTAGATCTACAGAGCTTAAAAAGAATTTGTATAAAGCAATTTGTGATGGTTTAGTGCAAGGCCTTCAAATTAGGCCGCAAGATATCTTCATCAATTTGCTTGAAGTTAGTAAAGAAAATTGGTCGTTTGGTAACGGCGAGATGCAATATGCCGACAAAGATTAA
- a CDS encoding haloacid dehalogenase type II, producing the protein MYKLIAFDAYGTLFDVYSMGQLAEELFPGHGQAFALMWRDRQIEYTRLVTMSDPSPGGSRHYLPFWELTIRSLRYVCKRMALNLTVESEKRLMDQYAKLIGFEDSLHVLKTIKDKGIATAILSNGSREMLATVVESNGLKPYLDKVVTIEDVRLFKTAPQAYELLLKAFPVKKEEILFVSSNAWDALAAKWYGFDVFWVNRLGHPFEEIGEKPNFEGDSLSKVLEVI; encoded by the coding sequence ATGTATAAGCTCATAGCCTTTGATGCCTATGGAACGTTATTTGATGTGTATTCCATGGGCCAGTTGGCAGAAGAACTTTTTCCGGGTCATGGACAAGCTTTTGCTTTGATGTGGCGCGATCGCCAAATTGAATACACTCGCTTGGTAACGATGAGCGATCCGAGTCCTGGAGGAAGTAGGCACTATCTTCCGTTTTGGGAATTAACAATTCGGTCGCTACGTTATGTCTGTAAGAGGATGGCTTTAAATCTCACAGTTGAATCTGAAAAGCGGCTTATGGATCAGTACGCCAAACTTATTGGGTTTGAAGACAGCTTACATGTTCTTAAGACCATTAAAGATAAGGGAATTGCAACGGCGATTTTATCTAATGGTAGTAGAGAGATGTTAGCTACGGTAGTTGAGAGTAATGGCTTAAAGCCTTACTTAGACAAGGTTGTTACTATCGAAGATGTGCGATTATTTAAAACTGCTCCACAAGCTTATGAGCTTTTATTAAAAGCATTTCCCGTGAAAAAGGAAGAGATCCTATTTGTTTCTAGTAATGCCTGGGATGCACTAGCGGCTAAATGGTATGGATTCGATGTATTTTGGGTAAATCGTCTGGGACATCCTTTTGAAGAAATTGGCGAAAAACCAAACTTCGAAGGCGATTCCTTAAGCAAGGTGTTGGAAGTTATCTAA
- a CDS encoding tripartite tricarboxylate transporter substrate binding protein yields MSNRNYLRQLALGFFLIFTALNLSASVFPSKPIKIIVPFSPGGGSDVITRLLAEKMAGDLGVSVLVENKPGASSIIGTDVMAKSAPDGYTILMTNRAITVNPWLFKLPYDTAKLTPVMQLVGSPLLLVSSTKAPFKNLNELITYAKAYPGKVSIGNSGVGQLPHLAAVLFEKSSGVELTMVNYKGSGSSTTDLIGGQIDLSFGTVPSFMQQIKNKTLIPLGVSSTTRNPALPSVPSISEVLPGYDLISWFGFFAPPSTPKPIVDKLYQSISRALASPDLKARLNDEGLDVTALDPEKFKKVFAADLIFWQKFIKDNNIKIE; encoded by the coding sequence GAGCAATCGAAATTACTTGCGTCAGCTGGCACTCGGTTTTTTCTTAATATTTACAGCGCTGAATTTATCGGCTTCGGTTTTTCCTTCCAAGCCCATAAAAATCATCGTGCCTTTTTCGCCTGGCGGTGGCTCAGATGTTATTACAAGGTTGTTAGCAGAGAAGATGGCGGGAGATTTGGGAGTTTCCGTGCTTGTGGAAAATAAGCCTGGAGCCTCAAGCATTATCGGTACGGATGTAATGGCTAAGTCTGCGCCAGATGGTTATACGATTCTGATGACCAATCGTGCAATTACAGTTAATCCTTGGCTATTCAAGCTTCCTTACGATACGGCAAAACTAACCCCGGTAATGCAATTAGTAGGCTCCCCGCTGCTTTTAGTGTCAAGTACTAAAGCCCCGTTCAAAAATTTAAATGAACTGATTACGTATGCAAAGGCTTATCCGGGCAAGGTCAGCATTGGGAATTCAGGGGTCGGTCAATTGCCACATTTAGCCGCTGTTTTATTTGAGAAATCCAGTGGCGTAGAGTTAACAATGGTCAATTACAAGGGTAGCGGAAGCTCCACTACGGATTTAATTGGCGGCCAGATCGACCTTTCATTTGGCACTGTCCCATCTTTCATGCAGCAAATTAAGAATAAAACTCTTATACCTCTGGGCGTTTCTAGCACCACGCGAAATCCGGCCTTGCCATCCGTGCCGAGCATTAGTGAGGTACTGCCAGGATATGATTTGATAAGCTGGTTTGGATTCTTTGCTCCACCAAGCACACCAAAACCTATTGTTGATAAGCTTTATCAATCAATTAGTAGAGCTTTAGCAAGTCCCGATTTAAAAGCAAGACTGAATGACGAGGGCCTAGATGTGACAGCGTTAGATCCCGAGAAATTTAAGAAAGTATTTGCAGCAGACCTTATTTTTTGGCAAAAATTCATCAAAGACAACAATATAAAGATTGAATAA
- a CDS encoding RraA family protein: MANQFIDRAKKLDCAAISDALDRSGIPGQCYKISACDPNFRMVGHAYTVLYRPANFDEDGNVGEYIDDVPPGSVIAIDNRGRDDVTTWGNILTEMAHQRKVAGTVIDGINRDVSLCRQLNYPIFSSGYWMRTGKGRIQLAGLQVPIQIGGVNVMPGDLICGDPDGVVVVPSQMQEQVLTYAEEITARENIVRKNIREGMRMDEARKLQNYHFLQSKDFDKK; this comes from the coding sequence ATGGCGAATCAGTTTATTGATAGGGCCAAGAAGCTTGATTGTGCCGCTATTAGTGATGCTCTCGATCGATCAGGAATTCCCGGCCAGTGCTACAAAATTTCAGCCTGCGATCCAAACTTTCGCATGGTTGGCCATGCCTATACAGTGCTATACCGCCCAGCAAATTTTGATGAGGATGGTAATGTTGGCGAGTACATTGATGATGTTCCACCGGGTAGCGTGATCGCGATCGATAATCGTGGGCGAGATGATGTGACTACGTGGGGAAACATCCTCACAGAGATGGCGCACCAAAGGAAAGTGGCGGGAACAGTAATCGATGGCATCAATCGAGATGTCTCTTTATGTCGTCAATTAAATTACCCCATCTTTAGTTCTGGGTATTGGATGAGAACTGGCAAGGGTCGCATCCAGCTGGCCGGTTTGCAGGTTCCCATTCAGATTGGTGGCGTGAATGTGATGCCCGGCGATCTAATTTGTGGCGATCCTGATGGCGTCGTCGTTGTCCCCAGTCAAATGCAGGAGCAAGTTTTGACCTATGCGGAAGAAATTACGGCCAGGGAAAATATTGTCAGGAAAAACATCCGAGAAGGCATGCGAATGGATGAAGCAAGAAAGTTGCAGAACTATCATTTTTTGCAGAGCAAGGACTTTGACAAGAAATAA